The following coding sequences lie in one Streptomyces sp. NBC_00510 genomic window:
- a CDS encoding response regulator transcription factor, whose protein sequence is MGRIRVLVVDDHRIFAESLAAALAAEPDVDVSAAGSGAAAQRCLERAASDGRRYDVLLVDADLGTTSAVGVRVMGAPRAAPLGAADGGAQTGLDGIALVERVRSEHPATRTVVLAERDDARRAARALQAGASGWVAKDCSLSRLLAVMRGVLRDETHLPPALLTGVLRELTAARRHRTESERLVESLTPREQEVLRCMVAGLGRKAVAERLYLSPHTVRTHMQNVLGKLGVHSTLAAVALARRAGVPPADGEGGRVGSAAPVQHV, encoded by the coding sequence GTGGGACGAATCCGCGTTCTCGTCGTCGACGACCACCGCATCTTCGCCGAATCGCTCGCGGCCGCCCTCGCGGCCGAGCCCGATGTCGACGTCTCGGCCGCCGGGAGCGGGGCGGCTGCCCAGCGCTGCCTGGAACGCGCGGCCTCCGACGGCCGCCGCTACGACGTGCTGCTGGTCGACGCCGACCTGGGGACGACGTCCGCCGTGGGGGTCCGGGTGATGGGCGCGCCCAGGGCCGCCCCGCTCGGCGCCGCCGACGGCGGCGCCCAGACCGGACTCGACGGCATCGCCCTGGTGGAACGCGTACGGTCCGAACACCCCGCCACCCGGACGGTCGTGCTCGCCGAGCGGGACGACGCGCGCCGAGCCGCCCGGGCCCTGCAGGCCGGCGCCTCCGGCTGGGTCGCCAAGGACTGCTCGCTGTCCCGGCTGCTGGCCGTGATGCGCGGCGTCCTGCGGGACGAGACGCATCTGCCGCCCGCCCTGCTCACCGGCGTGCTGCGGGAGTTGACCGCCGCGCGCCGGCACCGGACGGAGAGCGAGCGGCTGGTGGAGTCGCTCACCCCGCGCGAGCAGGAGGTGCTGCGCTGCATGGTGGCCGGCCTGGGCCGCAAGGCGGTCGCCGAGCGGCTGTACCTGTCGCCGCACACCGTCCGCACCCACATGCAGAACGTGCTGGGCAAGCTGGGCGTGCATTCGACGCTGGCCGCCGTGGCGCTGGCCCGGCGGGCCGGGGTGCCACCGGCCGACGGAGAGGGCGGCCGGGTGGGTTCCGCGGCCCCGGTGCAGCACGTCTGA
- a CDS encoding SH3 domain-containing protein yields the protein MTLHTRASKIAATAVTGALAGTLAIGTMGTAFATDGRPAAGVPAAPGPDGQSELVSPSERLRDLSREVAVKSARSPNAALFQGRVVARTGLRVRSGPGVQFASVGVIPFNALVAIVCKSVGSPISGNPRWYQLSGNLWAWSSARFVANVGPAPGWCSGTGGVGGVGGVGGVGGVGGIGGVGGIGGVGGVGGVGGVGGVGGIGVPGFVGGIGGIGICRNNGRGGREHGRGDERFNGVDDPFREDSRAEEPLDSVALAKRSDGPGGRGGPGFVGGVGGVGGIGGVGGVGGVGGVGGVGGVGGVGGISGVGGPGFVGGPGGIGGIGGVGGVGGVGGIGGVGGVGGIGGVGGPGFVGGVGGVGGVGGVGGPGFVGGVGGVGGVGGIGGIAGPGFVGGPGFNGGFNCRDNGRGGNRGDNGRGDNGRGDNRGDNGRGGNGRGDNGRGDNRGDNNRDPFDDAGDNNRGDNNGRDPFDGLNDRGQENGHRDRANDRDTSRSTPTTGVGGDRPAPTTGVGGDRPAPTTGVGGE from the coding sequence ATGACTCTGCACACCCGCGCAAGCAAGATAGCCGCAACCGCGGTGACCGGCGCCTTGGCCGGCACCCTCGCCATCGGCACCATGGGCACCGCCTTCGCCACCGACGGCCGGCCTGCCGCCGGGGTGCCTGCCGCTCCTGGACCGGACGGCCAAAGTGAACTCGTTTCCCCTTCGGAGCGCCTCCGGGACCTGTCCCGTGAAGTAGCGGTGAAGTCCGCACGCTCCCCCAACGCGGCCCTGTTCCAGGGCCGCGTCGTCGCCCGTACGGGTCTGCGCGTCCGCAGCGGACCGGGCGTCCAATTCGCCAGCGTCGGCGTCATCCCCTTCAACGCCCTGGTGGCCATCGTCTGCAAGTCCGTGGGCAGCCCCATCAGCGGCAACCCCCGCTGGTACCAGCTCAGCGGCAACCTCTGGGCCTGGTCCTCGGCCCGCTTCGTCGCCAACGTCGGCCCCGCGCCCGGCTGGTGCAGCGGCACCGGTGGGGTTGGCGGCGTCGGCGGGGTCGGCGGGGTCGGCGGCGTCGGTGGTATCGGCGGCGTCGGTGGTATCGGCGGCGTCGGCGGAGTCGGCGGAGTCGGCGGAGTCGGCGGAGTCGGCGGCATCGGCGTCCCCGGCTTCGTCGGTGGTATCGGCGGCATCGGCATCTGCCGCAACAACGGGCGCGGCGGCCGCGAGCACGGCCGCGGCGACGAGCGCTTCAACGGCGTGGACGACCCGTTCCGCGAGGACAGCCGCGCCGAGGAACCCCTGGACAGCGTCGCCCTCGCCAAGCGCAGCGACGGCCCCGGCGGTCGCGGCGGCCCCGGCTTCGTAGGCGGTGTCGGCGGAGTCGGCGGTATCGGCGGAGTCGGCGGAGTCGGCGGTGTTGGCGGAGTCGGCGGTGTTGGCGGAGTCGGTGGAGTCGGCGGCATCAGTGGCGTCGGCGGTCCGGGCTTCGTCGGCGGCCCCGGTGGTATCGGTGGTATCGGCGGAGTCGGTGGCGTTGGCGGAGTCGGCGGTATCGGCGGAGTCGGTGGCGTCGGCGGTATCGGTGGCGTCGGCGGGCCGGGCTTCGTCGGCGGAGTCGGCGGAGTCGGTGGAGTCGGTGGAGTCGGCGGTCCGGGCTTCGTCGGCGGAGTCGGCGGAGTCGGCGGAGTCGGCGGTATCGGCGGTATCGCCGGTCCCGGCTTCGTGGGCGGCCCCGGCTTCAACGGTGGCTTCAACTGCCGTGACAACGGCCGGGGCGGCAACCGTGGTGACAACGGCCGCGGGGACAACGGCCGCGGCGACAACCGCGGCGACAACGGCCGCGGCGGTAACGGTCGGGGCGACAACGGCCGGGGCGACAACCGCGGCGACAACAACCGCGACCCCTTCGACGACGCGGGTGACAACAACCGTGGCGACAACAACGGCCGCGACCCGTTCGACGGCCTCAATGACCGCGGTCAGGAGAACGGTCACCGCGACCGTGCCAACGACCGTGACACCAGCCGCTCGACGCCGACCACCGGCGTCGGCGGTGACCGCCCGGCGCCGACCACCGGCGTCGGCGGTGACCGCCCGGCGCCGACCACCGGCGTCGGCGGTGAATGA
- a CDS encoding MarR family transcriptional regulator has translation MEDEVDRLVAAWRRERPDLDVEPLEVLSRVSRLARHLDRARRLAFSEHGLEPWEFDVLTSLRRAGAPYQLSPGQLLTQTLVTSGTMTNRIDRLTTKGLVERLPDPSDRRGVLVRLTPEGRDRADQALAGLLAQERAILGELSGRQRGELANLLRQLTAPFDNVPG, from the coding sequence ATGGAGGACGAGGTCGATCGGCTGGTCGCTGCGTGGCGCAGGGAGCGCCCTGACCTCGACGTCGAACCGCTCGAGGTGCTCAGCCGGGTCAGCCGGCTGGCGAGGCATCTGGACCGGGCCCGTCGGCTGGCGTTCTCCGAGCACGGTCTGGAGCCCTGGGAGTTCGACGTGCTGACCTCCCTGCGCCGCGCGGGCGCGCCCTACCAGCTCTCCCCCGGACAGCTGCTGACCCAGACGCTGGTCACCTCGGGGACGATGACCAACCGGATCGACCGGCTCACCACGAAGGGGCTCGTGGAGCGGCTGCCCGACCCCTCGGACCGGCGCGGCGTCCTCGTACGGCTCACCCCGGAGGGGCGGGACCGGGCGGACCAGGCCCTGGCGGGCCTGCTGGCCCAGGAGCGGGCCATCCTCGGCGAGCTCTCCGGCCGCCAGCGGGGGGAACTCGCGAACCTGCTCCGACAGTTGACCGCGCCCTTCGACAACGTCCCCGGTTGA
- a CDS encoding trans-aconitate 2-methyltransferase — protein sequence MPAAAWDPQQYLRHSTHRTRPFHDLLARIPELPGASPRIADVGCGPGNVTALLAQRWPDARITGLDSSAEMLEAARAYEGPTAGGGSLTFRPADAGHWVPDGTYDLIVSNAALQWVEGHAERFPLWVEHLAPGGVLAFQVPGNFTSPSHALLGDLCDSPAWRDRLGEGHGRRYVHILQPPGYLERLIEIPDVEVDVDVWETTYVQLLQGEDAVLEWTKGTALRPVLTALEDDPEATGEFLGQYRDLLRKAYPAGPHGTVFPFRRIFAVARKAG from the coding sequence ATGCCCGCAGCAGCCTGGGATCCCCAGCAGTATCTCCGCCACTCCACCCACCGCACCCGCCCCTTCCACGACCTGCTGGCCCGGATACCGGAGCTGCCCGGCGCGAGCCCGCGGATCGCGGACGTCGGCTGCGGCCCCGGCAACGTGACCGCCCTGCTCGCGCAGCGCTGGCCCGATGCCCGGATCACCGGTCTCGACAGCTCCGCCGAGATGCTGGAGGCCGCCCGGGCCTACGAGGGCCCCACCGCCGGGGGCGGCAGCCTCACCTTCCGCCCCGCCGACGCCGGCCACTGGGTCCCCGACGGCACCTACGACCTGATCGTCTCCAACGCCGCCCTCCAGTGGGTCGAGGGCCACGCCGAGCGGTTCCCCCTCTGGGTCGAGCACCTCGCTCCCGGCGGCGTCCTCGCCTTCCAGGTCCCCGGCAACTTCACCTCGCCCAGTCACGCGCTGCTCGGCGACCTCTGCGACTCCCCGGCCTGGCGCGACCGCCTCGGCGAGGGCCACGGCCGCCGCTACGTCCACATCCTCCAGCCCCCCGGCTACCTGGAGCGCCTCATCGAGATCCCCGACGTCGAGGTGGACGTCGACGTCTGGGAGACCACGTACGTACAGCTCCTGCAGGGCGAGGACGCGGTGCTCGAATGGACGAAGGGAACGGCGCTGCGCCCGGTACTGACCGCCCTCGAGGACGACCCGGAGGCCACCGGGGAGTTCCTCGGCCAGTACCGCGACCTGCTGCGCAAGGCCTACCCGGCGGGGCCGCACGGCACCGTCTTCCCCTTCCGGCGGATCTTCGCCGTCGCACGGAAAGCGGGGTGA
- a CDS encoding glyoxalase, which translates to MITALDHVQLAAPPGSEEILRAFYAGVLGMSEVPKPPVLAARGGCWFAAGPVELHIGVEEDFRPARKAHPGLRVSGIGAYADRLESRGAAVVWDGDLPGHRRFHTDDPFGNRLEFLEPVDAV; encoded by the coding sequence ATGATCACCGCCCTCGACCACGTCCAGCTCGCCGCCCCGCCCGGCTCCGAGGAGATCCTGCGCGCCTTCTACGCGGGGGTCCTGGGGATGAGCGAGGTCCCCAAGCCGCCGGTGCTCGCCGCCCGTGGCGGCTGCTGGTTCGCCGCGGGCCCGGTCGAGCTGCACATCGGCGTGGAGGAGGACTTCCGCCCCGCCCGCAAGGCCCATCCGGGCTTACGCGTGAGCGGCATCGGGGCCTACGCGGACCGGCTGGAGTCCCGCGGGGCCGCGGTCGTCTGGGACGGTGACCTGCCGGGCCATCGCCGTTTCCACACCGACGACCCGTTCGGCAACCGTCTGGAGTTCCTGGAGCCCGTCGACGCCGTGTGA
- the pth gene encoding aminoacyl-tRNA hydrolase, which produces MDDMSMSAAESAPEGPWLVAGLGNPGPEYAGNRHNIGFMVADLLADRIGGRFKTHKSRSQVVEGRIGGRRVVLAKPMTYMNLSGGPVTALRDFYKVPLGNLVAVHDELDIDYATLRLKKGGGDNGHNGLKSITKSLGPDYLRVRCGIGRPPGRMQVADFVLKDFSSTERKELEWFVDRAADAVESLVCEGLERAQGTYNG; this is translated from the coding sequence ATGGACGACATGAGCATGAGCGCAGCGGAAAGCGCCCCCGAGGGGCCCTGGCTGGTGGCCGGTCTGGGCAACCCCGGACCGGAGTACGCCGGCAACCGGCACAACATCGGCTTCATGGTCGCCGACCTGCTCGCCGACCGGATCGGCGGGCGCTTCAAGACCCACAAGAGCCGGTCCCAGGTCGTCGAGGGGCGCATCGGCGGCCGCCGTGTCGTACTGGCCAAGCCGATGACGTACATGAACCTCTCCGGAGGCCCGGTGACGGCGCTGCGCGACTTCTACAAGGTGCCGCTCGGCAACCTCGTCGCGGTCCACGACGAGTTGGACATCGACTACGCCACCCTGCGTCTGAAGAAGGGCGGCGGCGACAACGGCCACAACGGCCTGAAGTCGATCACCAAGTCCCTCGGCCCCGACTACCTGCGGGTCCGCTGCGGCATCGGCCGCCCCCCGGGGCGGATGCAGGTCGCGGACTTCGTCCTGAAGGACTTCTCCTCCACCGAGCGCAAGGAGCTCGAGTGGTTCGTGGACCGGGCGGCCGACGCGGTCGAGTCGCTCGTCTGCGAGGGGCTGGAGAGGGCGCAGGGCACCTACAACGGTTGA
- a CDS encoding 50S ribosomal protein L25/general stress protein Ctc, with protein MSEVKISAQLRTEFGKGAARRIRRSHQVPGVIYGHGQDPKHVALPGHDLLLALRTPNVLISLDIEGDGTELVIPKAVQRDPLKGFLEHVDLLSVKRGEKVTVEIVVSTEGELAPGGNLLEHVLNALPVEAEATHIPDGVTVSVEGLEAGTSILAKDIPLPQGTTLAVDEDTVVLQVVAAQAEAPAEGEGEGAEGEGAEAAAE; from the coding sequence ATGTCCGAGGTGAAGATCTCCGCGCAGCTGCGCACCGAGTTCGGCAAGGGCGCCGCCCGCCGCATCCGCCGCTCGCACCAGGTCCCCGGTGTCATCTACGGCCACGGCCAGGACCCCAAGCACGTCGCCCTGCCGGGCCACGACCTGCTGCTCGCCCTGCGCACCCCGAACGTCCTGATCAGCCTGGACATCGAGGGTGACGGCACCGAGCTGGTCATCCCCAAGGCCGTGCAGCGCGACCCGCTGAAGGGCTTCCTGGAGCACGTCGACCTCCTCTCGGTCAAGCGCGGCGAGAAGGTCACCGTCGAGATCGTGGTCAGCACCGAGGGCGAGCTCGCCCCCGGCGGCAACCTGCTGGAGCACGTGCTCAACGCGCTGCCGGTCGAGGCCGAGGCGACCCACATCCCCGACGGCGTCACCGTCTCCGTCGAGGGCCTGGAGGCCGGTACCTCCATCCTCGCCAAGGACATCCCGCTCCCCCAGGGCACCACCCTGGCCGTCGACGAGGACACCGTCGTCCTGCAGGTCGTCGCCGCCCAGGCCGAGGCTCCCGCCGAGGGCGAGGGTGAGGGCGCCGAGGGTGAGGGCGCCGAGGCCGCTGCCGAGTAA